In Nostoc sp. CENA543, a single genomic region encodes these proteins:
- a CDS encoding Uma2 family endonuclease gives MVLQVSPTQKQVNITWEALPGDFVLPDDPVENIQQPPLAAALTDALGASGRIQPEMLIGSNFGLVATVNKKIVVKAPDWFYVPQVQPVATDIIRRSYTQNLEGGAVSVVMEFLSDTENGELSIRSTPPYGKLYFYEKILQVPTYVTYDPYEPILEVRCLQDGKYVLQPPDTNGRFWIPELELFLGIWYGERLCQTMNWLRWWDGEGNLLLWSSEQAEQERQRAEQEKQRAEKLAAKLRELGVDPDAIA, from the coding sequence ATGGTTTTACAAGTCAGTCCTACCCAAAAACAAGTAAATATCACCTGGGAAGCACTTCCTGGGGATTTCGTTTTACCTGATGACCCTGTGGAAAATATTCAGCAACCACCACTTGCAGCCGCACTCACTGACGCTTTAGGAGCTAGCGGACGTATTCAACCCGAAATGCTCATCGGCTCGAATTTTGGGCTAGTAGCGACAGTGAATAAAAAAATTGTGGTGAAAGCACCTGATTGGTTTTATGTCCCACAAGTCCAACCTGTCGCTACGGATATCATTCGTCGAAGTTACACGCAAAATTTAGAAGGTGGGGCTGTATCTGTGGTGATGGAATTTCTCTCAGATACGGAAAATGGAGAGTTATCAATTCGTTCGACTCCGCCTTACGGTAAGCTCTATTTTTACGAAAAAATTCTGCAAGTTCCTACCTACGTCACCTACGACCCCTACGAACCAATTTTAGAAGTCCGGTGTTTGCAGGATGGCAAATATGTTTTACAACCGCCCGATACTAACGGACGTTTTTGGATTCCTGAGTTGGAGTTATTTCTGGGAATTTGGTATGGTGAGAGACTTTGCCAAACTATGAATTGGTTGCGGTGGTGGGATGGGGAAGGAAATCTCTTGTTGTGGAGTAGTGAACAAGCTGAACAAGAACGCCAACGCGCTGAACAGGAAAAACAACGTGCAGAGAAATTGGCTGCTAAGTTGCGTGAGCTAGGTGTTGACCCTGATGCGATCGCCTAA